The Hyphomonadaceae bacterium ML37 genome includes a region encoding these proteins:
- a CDS encoding Hsp20 family protein, with the protein MRTVDFTPLYRTIVGFDRLADMIDTAAKQETGVAYPPYNIEQVSEHEYLIELAVAGFAENDIDVEVQENVLSVAGKRAVNDTQEARNFLHRGIAERSFERRFHLADHIQVRDARLENGLLTIRLEREVPEAMKPRRIEVNGRTDGRTGAKLLSGAKKASAA; encoded by the coding sequence ATGCGTACTGTAGACTTCACCCCGCTTTACCGGACCATTGTCGGTTTTGACCGGCTGGCCGACATGATCGACACCGCCGCCAAGCAGGAGACCGGTGTCGCCTACCCGCCCTACAATATCGAGCAGGTCAGCGAGCACGAATACCTGATCGAGCTCGCTGTGGCGGGCTTTGCGGAAAACGACATTGATGTCGAGGTTCAGGAGAACGTCCTGTCCGTGGCCGGCAAGCGCGCCGTCAACGATACTCAGGAGGCGCGCAATTTCCTGCACCGCGGCATCGCGGAACGCTCGTTCGAACGGCGCTTCCACCTGGCTGACCATATCCAGGTCCGCGATGCGCGCCTTGAGAACGGGCTGCTGACCATCCGGCTCGAACGCGAAGTGCCCGAGGCCATGAAGCCGCGCCGGATCGAGGTCAATGGCCGCACCGATGGCCGGACCGGCGCCAAGCTGCTCTCCGGCGCAAAGAAGGCGTCCGCCGCCTGA
- a CDS encoding ArsR family transcriptional regulator, protein MIADTLATAQDALTGQASARLGALAHETRLTVFRALMRAGPEGLAAGALAGSAQVSASNLSSHLNVLLGAGLVTVRRDGRQRIYAPDLEAVRELLGFLVNECCQGAPEVCGGLVKC, encoded by the coding sequence ATGATCGCAGACACGCTCGCAACGGCCCAGGACGCCCTCACCGGCCAGGCCTCGGCGCGGCTGGGCGCGCTGGCGCATGAGACGCGGCTGACCGTGTTTCGCGCCCTCATGCGCGCCGGGCCGGAGGGACTGGCGGCGGGGGCGCTGGCCGGGTCGGCACAGGTCAGCGCGTCCAATTTGTCATCCCATCTGAACGTCCTGCTGGGCGCCGGGCTGGTGACGGTGCGCCGGGACGGACGTCAGCGTATCTATGCGCCCGATCTCGAGGCCGTGCGCGAGCTTCTGGGCTTTCTGGTCAATGAGTGCTGCCAGGGCGCGCCGGAAGTGTGCGGCGGCCTGGTGAAGTGCTGA
- a CDS encoding arsenate reductase ArsC, giving the protein MNILILCTGNSARSILGEALFAALGKGRVTAFSAGSNPKGAPHPEALATLARHGHDITRFRSKRWDEFEAPGAPVMDAVITVCDSAASEPCPVWPGAPARAHWGLPDPAHIDDPDACRAAFEATYAALDARVRHVLASDAGPHDPKGLSAALKAAHEACS; this is encoded by the coding sequence ATGAACATTCTGATCCTGTGCACGGGTAATTCGGCGCGGTCGATCCTGGGCGAGGCGTTGTTCGCTGCGCTGGGGAAGGGGCGCGTCACCGCCTTCTCCGCCGGGTCCAATCCAAAGGGCGCGCCGCACCCTGAAGCGCTGGCCACGCTGGCGCGCCACGGTCATGACATCACGCGCTTTCGCTCCAAGCGCTGGGACGAGTTCGAGGCGCCGGGCGCGCCGGTCATGGACGCGGTGATCACGGTGTGCGATTCGGCGGCCAGCGAACCCTGCCCGGTCTGGCCCGGCGCGCCGGCCCGCGCCCACTGGGGCCTGCCCGACCCCGCCCATATCGATGATCCCGACGCCTGCCGCGCGGCGTTCGAGGCGACGTATGCGGCGCTGGACGCGCGCGTCCGGCATGTGCTGGCCTCGGACGCCGGCCCGCACGATCCCAAAGGGCTGAGCGCCGCCCTCAAAGCCGCCCATGAGGCCTGTTCATGA
- the arsB gene encoding ACR3 family arsenite efflux transporter has product MTDITRDKPAAGIGLFEKWLSVWVALAILAGVGLGYVFPGAFNGLAGLEYASVNLPVAVLIWAMVYPMMISVDFTSLARVSDKPKGLVITLVVNWLIKPFSMAALAVVFFEFVFAPFIEPEDATQYIAGLILLGAAPCTAMVFVWSQLTKGDPNYTLVQVAANDVIMVFAFAPLVAILLGVTDIAVPWDTLILSTVLYVVIPLAAGIATRLWLTRGLARPDGESRVAAFTSRVKPASVIGLIATVVLLFGFQGDVILERPLVIAMIAAPLLIQAYGIFAIAYAAAWAWKTPHRIAAPCALIGTSNFFELAVAVAIVMFGVNSGAALATVVGVLVEVPVMLSLVALANRTRRFFPEA; this is encoded by the coding sequence ATGACCGATATCACCCGGGACAAGCCCGCCGCCGGGATCGGCCTGTTTGAAAAATGGCTCTCTGTCTGGGTGGCGCTGGCGATTCTGGCCGGGGTTGGTCTGGGCTATGTGTTTCCCGGCGCGTTCAATGGGCTGGCGGGGCTGGAATACGCCTCGGTGAACCTGCCCGTGGCGGTCCTGATCTGGGCCATGGTCTACCCGATGATGATCAGCGTGGACTTCACCAGCCTCGCCCGGGTGAGCGACAAGCCCAAGGGGTTGGTCATCACCCTCGTCGTAAACTGGTTGATCAAGCCTTTTTCCATGGCGGCTCTGGCGGTGGTGTTCTTCGAGTTTGTCTTTGCACCCTTCATCGAGCCCGAAGACGCAACACAATACATTGCCGGGCTGATCCTTTTGGGCGCCGCGCCATGCACCGCCATGGTGTTCGTGTGGTCCCAGCTCACCAAAGGCGACCCGAATTACACGCTGGTGCAGGTGGCGGCCAATGACGTCATCATGGTGTTCGCCTTCGCGCCGCTGGTGGCGATCCTGCTGGGGGTCACCGATATCGCCGTGCCGTGGGACACGCTGATTCTGTCGACGGTGCTGTATGTGGTGATCCCGCTGGCCGCCGGCATCGCGACGCGGCTGTGGCTGACGCGCGGGCTGGCCAGGCCGGACGGCGAGTCGCGAGTCGCGGCTTTCACGTCCCGCGTCAAACCGGCCTCAGTCATCGGGCTGATCGCGACGGTGGTTTTGCTGTTCGGCTTTCAGGGCGATGTGATCCTGGAACGCCCGCTGGTCATCGCCATGATCGCGGCGCCGCTGCTCATTCAGGCCTATGGTATCTTCGCCATCGCCTATGCGGCGGCCTGGGCGTGGAAGACGCCGCATCGGATCGCGGCGCCCTGCGCGCTGATCGGCACATCGAACTTCTTCGAGCTCGCCGTGGCGGTGGCCATCGTCATGTTCGGGGTCAATTCCGGCGCGGCGCTCGCCACTGTGGTGGGCGTGCTGGTGGAGGTGCCGGTGATGCTGTCGCTGGTGGCGCTGGCCAACCGCACGCGGCGCTTCTTCCCGGAGGCGTGA
- the arsH gene encoding arsenical resistance protein ArsH has product MTADPNDTPQMDEDSFRTPEPDRLFPPVRATHRPRILLLYGSLREVSYSRLAAEEAARILERLGAETRFFNPSGLPLPDGAEASHPKVAELRELVTWCEGMVWSSPERHGAMTGVMKSQIDWIPLSLGAVRPTQGKTLAVMQVCGGSQSFNAVNQLRVLGRWMRLITIPNQSSIAKAWQEFGPDGRMRPSPYYDRIADVMEELMKFTLLTRDCADYLVDRYSERKETAEALMARVNQQAL; this is encoded by the coding sequence ATGACCGCTGATCCAAACGATACGCCGCAAATGGACGAGGACAGCTTCCGCACGCCCGAACCGGACCGGCTGTTCCCGCCCGTGCGCGCCACCCACCGCCCGCGCATCCTCCTGCTCTACGGATCGCTCAGGGAGGTGTCCTACAGCCGTCTGGCGGCGGAGGAAGCGGCGCGTATTCTGGAGCGGCTGGGCGCGGAGACGCGCTTCTTCAATCCGTCGGGACTGCCCCTGCCCGACGGCGCCGAGGCCAGCCATCCCAAGGTGGCCGAGCTGCGCGAGCTGGTGACCTGGTGCGAGGGCATGGTGTGGTCGAGCCCGGAGCGCCACGGCGCCATGACAGGCGTCATGAAATCCCAGATCGACTGGATCCCGCTTTCGCTGGGCGCGGTGCGGCCCACGCAAGGCAAGACGCTCGCGGTGATGCAGGTCTGTGGCGGGTCGCAGAGCTTCAACGCTGTCAATCAGCTGCGCGTACTTGGCCGCTGGATGCGGCTGATCACCATTCCCAACCAGTCCTCCATCGCCAAGGCCTGGCAGGAATTCGGGCCGGATGGACGCATGCGTCCCTCGCCCTATTATGACCGGATCGCCGATGTGATGGAGGAGCTCATGAAATTCACGCTCCTGACCCGCGACTGCGCCGATTATCTCGTGGACCGGTATTCCGAACGGAAGGAAACGGCCGAGGCGCTGATGGCCCGGGTGAATCAGCAGGCTTTGTGA
- a CDS encoding CoA-acylating methylmalonate-semialdehyde dehydrogenase, with protein MSGPREIPHYINGQRLAGTSGRHGDVFDPNTGAVQARVGLASAAELGEAVAAAKAAQPAWAATNPQKRARVLFRFKELMEREIDDLAHLLATEHGKVVADAKGDIQRGLEVIEFACGVPHLMKGEYTEGAGPGIDVYSMRQPLGVAAGITPFNFPAMIPMWMFGVAIACGNAFILKPSEKDPSVPLRLAELMTEAGLPDGILNVVHGDKEAVDAILHHPDIKAVSFVGSSDIAQYVYVTGAQNGKRVQAMGGAKNHAVILPDADLDQVARDLIGAAFGSAGERCMALPVAVPVGDKTADALIRKLLPEIEKLVPGASTDPDAAYGPVVSAAHKARVESYIQMGVDEGAELIVDGRGFALQGYENGFFIGPSLFDKVRADMRSYQEEIFGPVLQIVRAQDLEEAARLPSEHPYGNGVAIFTRNGLAAREFASKVNVGMVGVNVPIPVPVAYHTFGGWKRSAFGDTNQHGMEGVRFFTKIKTVTQRWPTGEVTDQAFVIPTMG; from the coding sequence ATGTCCGGCCCCCGCGAAATTCCCCACTACATCAACGGCCAGCGCCTCGCCGGGACGTCGGGCCGTCACGGCGATGTGTTCGACCCCAATACCGGCGCGGTGCAGGCGCGCGTCGGGCTGGCCAGCGCCGCAGAGCTGGGCGAGGCCGTGGCTGCCGCCAAAGCCGCCCAGCCGGCCTGGGCCGCCACCAATCCGCAAAAGCGCGCGCGCGTCCTGTTCCGCTTCAAGGAGCTGATGGAGCGCGAGATCGATGACCTGGCGCATTTGCTGGCCACCGAGCACGGCAAGGTGGTCGCTGACGCCAAGGGCGATATCCAGCGCGGACTGGAAGTGATCGAGTTCGCCTGCGGCGTGCCGCACCTGATGAAGGGCGAGTACACTGAAGGCGCCGGTCCCGGCATCGATGTGTATTCCATGCGCCAGCCGCTGGGCGTGGCCGCGGGCATCACCCCGTTCAACTTCCCCGCCATGATCCCGATGTGGATGTTCGGCGTGGCCATCGCCTGCGGCAACGCCTTCATCCTCAAGCCGTCGGAAAAAGACCCCAGCGTGCCGCTGCGCCTGGCCGAGCTGATGACCGAGGCGGGCCTGCCTGATGGCATCCTCAACGTCGTCCACGGTGACAAGGAAGCGGTGGACGCCATCCTGCACCACCCTGACATCAAGGCGGTGAGCTTTGTGGGATCGTCCGACATCGCCCAGTACGTCTATGTGACCGGCGCGCAGAACGGCAAGCGCGTGCAGGCCATGGGCGGCGCCAAGAACCACGCCGTCATCCTGCCCGACGCTGATCTTGACCAGGTGGCGCGCGACCTCATCGGCGCCGCGTTCGGCTCGGCCGGCGAGCGCTGCATGGCCCTGCCTGTGGCGGTGCCGGTGGGCGACAAGACCGCCGATGCGCTGATCAGGAAACTCCTGCCCGAGATCGAGAAGCTGGTCCCTGGCGCTTCCACCGATCCCGATGCGGCCTATGGTCCGGTGGTCTCCGCCGCCCACAAGGCGCGGGTGGAAAGCTATATCCAGATGGGCGTGGACGAGGGCGCCGAGCTCATCGTGGACGGGCGCGGCTTTGCCTTGCAGGGCTATGAGAACGGCTTCTTCATCGGGCCGAGCCTGTTCGACAAGGTGCGTGCGGATATGCGCTCCTATCAGGAAGAGATTTTCGGCCCCGTGCTGCAGATCGTGCGCGCGCAGGATCTGGAAGAAGCCGCGCGCCTGCCCAGCGAGCACCCCTATGGCAATGGCGTGGCGATCTTCACCCGCAATGGGCTGGCGGCGCGCGAGTTCGCCTCCAAGGTCAATGTGGGCATGGTGGGCGTGAACGTGCCGATCCCGGTGCCGGTGGCCTATCATACCTTTGGCGGCTGGAAGCGGTCTGCCTTTGGCGACACCAACCAGCATGGCATGGAAGGGGTGCGCTTCTTCACCAAGATCAAGACCGTCACCCAGCGCTGGCCCACCGGCGAAGTGACGGATCAGGCGTTTGTCATTCCGACGATGGGGTAG
- a CDS encoding class I SAM-dependent methyltransferase: MDARHHLPREAEHAQYRLHRNHPDDPGYRNFLSKMADPLMARLKPGSSGLDYGCGPGPALAAMLSEAGHAMALYDPLFAPGRAVLDARYDFVTCTETAEHFHDPWTEFETLAGLLRPGGWLAVMTSFQTDETAFARWHYRLDPTHVVFYSEATLRHVAARLGLEIDVPGKDVALMRKRV; this comes from the coding sequence ATGGATGCGCGCCATCACCTGCCGCGCGAGGCCGAGCACGCCCAATACCGCCTGCACCGGAACCACCCTGATGATCCGGGCTATCGCAATTTCCTGTCAAAAATGGCGGACCCGCTCATGGCGCGGCTCAAGCCTGGATCAAGCGGGCTGGATTATGGCTGCGGGCCGGGACCGGCGCTGGCGGCCATGCTCAGCGAAGCCGGGCACGCCATGGCGCTATACGATCCGCTCTTCGCGCCAGGCCGCGCCGTGCTGGACGCGCGCTATGACTTTGTCACCTGCACCGAAACCGCCGAGCATTTCCACGATCCCTGGACCGAGTTCGAAACCCTCGCCGGCCTCCTGAGACCCGGCGGCTGGCTGGCCGTTATGACCAGCTTTCAAACCGACGAGACAGCCTTCGCCCGCTGGCACTACCGCCTCGATCCCACCCATGTGGTCTTCTATAGCGAGGCCACGCTGCGCCATGTCGCGGCGCGTCTGGGCCTGGAGATAGATGTTCCGGGCAAGGACGTGGCGCTGATGAGGAAGCGGGTATGA
- a CDS encoding class I SAM-dependent methyltransferase: MPTPLHAERLDAVHDALRALGARRIADLGCGDGDFLIRLAQDETIDHITGVEISRARLDALAARLAEAGPDAQARVTLRHDTLIEAGRWIGAADCVVMVEVIEHLAPAELGRLERRILHEARPPALILTTPNAEYNARLGVPAHRFRHPEHRFEWSRAQFRDWARRVARRAGYGAGFQDMGGVDPDIGGASQMAILIRHGG, encoded by the coding sequence ATGCCCACGCCCTTGCACGCTGAACGCCTTGACGCTGTGCACGACGCCCTGCGGGCGCTGGGCGCGCGGCGCATCGCCGATCTGGGCTGCGGCGATGGCGATTTTCTGATCCGTCTGGCGCAGGATGAGACCATCGACCACATCACCGGCGTGGAAATCAGCCGTGCGCGGCTGGACGCGCTGGCGGCGCGCCTGGCTGAAGCGGGACCGGACGCGCAGGCGCGCGTCACCTTGCGCCATGATACGCTGATCGAAGCCGGGCGCTGGATCGGTGCGGCGGACTGCGTGGTCATGGTGGAGGTCATCGAGCATCTGGCGCCCGCCGAGCTCGGCCGGCTGGAGCGGCGCATCCTGCACGAGGCGCGCCCGCCCGCGCTGATTCTCACCACGCCCAACGCCGAATACAATGCGCGGCTGGGCGTGCCCGCCCACCGCTTTCGCCATCCCGAACACCGGTTTGAATGGAGCCGGGCGCAGTTTCGCGACTGGGCGCGGCGCGTGGCGCGCCGGGCCGGTTATGGCGCAGGCTTTCAGGACATGGGGGGCGTCGATCCAGATATTGGCGGCGCCAGCCAGATGGCCATATTGATCCGCCATGGGGGCTGA
- a CDS encoding response regulator transcription factor, whose amino-acid sequence MTTHTILLVDDDDLLREALAEQFGFEDGFAVLTADGARPGMELARSEPVDLIILDVGLPDMDGREACRHLRKAGITTPIILLTAQSGDADHVLGLRSGADDFLAKPISFVVLLERVNTQLKRHQASEDAVLPLGPYRFKPAMKLLLTTEDKKIRLTEKETSILRYLYRASGKPVAREELLDQVWGYHREANTHTLETHVYRLRQKIEPDPQHARLLITETGGYRLQI is encoded by the coding sequence ATGACGACCCACACCATTCTTCTGGTCGATGACGACGATTTGCTGCGTGAGGCGCTGGCCGAACAGTTTGGCTTTGAGGACGGGTTCGCCGTCCTGACCGCCGACGGGGCCAGGCCCGGCATGGAGCTGGCCAGATCCGAGCCGGTGGACCTGATCATCCTGGATGTCGGCCTGCCGGATATGGACGGGCGGGAGGCCTGCCGCCACTTGCGCAAGGCCGGGATAACCACGCCGATCATTCTTCTGACGGCTCAGTCCGGCGACGCTGATCACGTGCTGGGATTGCGCTCAGGCGCCGATGATTTTCTGGCCAAGCCGATCTCCTTCGTGGTGCTGCTCGAACGGGTGAACACCCAGCTCAAACGCCATCAGGCCAGCGAGGATGCGGTGCTGCCGCTGGGTCCCTACCGCTTCAAGCCGGCGATGAAGCTGCTGCTCACAACCGAGGACAAGAAGATTCGCCTGACCGAGAAAGAGACCAGCATTCTCAGATACTTGTACCGCGCCAGCGGCAAGCCTGTGGCGCGCGAGGAGCTGCTGGACCAGGTCTGGGGCTATCACCGCGAGGCCAATACCCACACGCTGGAAACCCATGTCTACCGCCTGCGCCAGAAGATCGAACCCGACCCCCAGCACGCCCGCCTGCTGATCACCGAAACCGGCGGCTACCGCCTGCAGATCTAG
- a CDS encoding L,D-transpeptidase family protein — protein sequence MLGPLPAAIGRSGLIAAETKREGDGATPAGAWTVRRALWRPDRLERPDTALVLDPIGPDDGWCDDPADSAYNRPVRLPWPGRHEVMTREDGLYDIVVVLGHNDDPPVPGLGSAIFLHCASPDYRPTEGCIAIARDDLVALLTLLKAGDVIEVG from the coding sequence ATGTTGGGTCCGCTTCCGGCCGCCATCGGGCGCTCAGGCCTCATCGCGGCGGAGACGAAGCGCGAGGGCGACGGCGCGACCCCGGCGGGCGCCTGGACGGTGCGCCGCGCGCTGTGGCGCCCCGACCGGCTGGAACGTCCGGACACGGCCCTGGTCCTCGACCCGATCGGGCCGGATGACGGCTGGTGCGACGACCCGGCGGACTCCGCCTATAACCGGCCGGTCAGATTGCCCTGGCCGGGGCGCCATGAAGTGATGACCCGCGAAGACGGGCTCTACGACATTGTCGTCGTGCTCGGCCACAACGACGACCCGCCGGTCCCCGGCCTCGGCTCGGCGATCTTCCTCCACTGCGCCAGCCCGGACTATCGGCCCACCGAGGGCTGTATCGCGATTGCGCGCGATGATCTGGTGGCGCTGCTGACTCTGCTGAAGGCGGGCGATGTGATCGAGGTGGGGTGA
- a CDS encoding creatininase family protein, with product MQLQQASWPEIEAHLKTSKGIVIPIGSFEQHGPNGLIGTDAICPEVIAREAGDAGGFLVGPTFNVGVAQHHLGFPGSMTLRPSTMIAAINDWIDSLVRHGFRRIYFLNGHGGNIATISAAFAESYAAWSMDGDACPYKLRQMNWWELPGVMGVCKSIFPVGDGSHATASEVAVTYYAYPDAQKDVVMTPKIAPEGSFTDAADYRRNFPDGRIGSDPSQATPEKGAQIVAAARDSLVRDVEAFFKG from the coding sequence ATGCAGCTACAACAGGCGTCCTGGCCCGAGATCGAGGCCCATCTCAAGACCTCCAAAGGCATCGTCATACCCATCGGCTCGTTCGAGCAGCATGGGCCCAACGGGCTGATCGGCACTGACGCCATCTGCCCTGAAGTCATTGCGCGCGAGGCGGGCGATGCGGGCGGCTTCCTGGTGGGGCCGACCTTCAATGTGGGCGTGGCCCAGCATCATCTGGGCTTTCCCGGCTCCATGACGCTGCGCCCCTCCACCATGATCGCGGCGATCAATGACTGGATCGATTCGCTGGTGCGCCACGGCTTCCGGCGGATCTATTTCCTCAACGGTCATGGTGGCAATATCGCGACGATCTCGGCGGCGTTCGCTGAAAGCTATGCGGCCTGGTCCATGGATGGCGACGCCTGCCCCTACAAGCTGCGCCAGATGAACTGGTGGGAGCTGCCCGGCGTCATGGGCGTGTGCAAGTCCATCTTCCCGGTGGGCGATGGCAGCCACGCCACGGCCTCGGAAGTGGCGGTGACGTACTACGCCTATCCGGACGCCCAGAAGGACGTGGTCATGACGCCGAAAATCGCGCCGGAAGGTTCGTTCACGGATGCGGCCGATTACCGGCGCAATTTCCCCGACGGGCGCATCGGCTCGGACCCCTCCCAGGCCACGCCGGAAAAGGGCGCCCAGATTGTCGCGGCGGCCCGGGACTCCCTGGTGCGCGACGTGGAGGCCTTCTTCAAGGGCTAG
- a CDS encoding sterol desaturase family protein, whose amino-acid sequence MAYQIIIPAIFIGFALLEILLGRFNPKDRASARDAFIEAVSTLTIILLTVPAIFAVAPLLVEMIRPGSAGALAFLPIWAMVLILLVGDDMTQYWWHRLNHQIPWLYNLHRAHHSGAYMSVRIVYRNNLFYYLLMPGIWISAVLVHLGFGPVYVVYLIIKMTVIFAAHSSWRWDEPLYRIKALSPLMWLIERTISTPATHAAHHGLDATDGVTRYKGNYGNLLFFWDVLFGTALITRRYPETYGIEAMAPVSARRELLWPLVRK is encoded by the coding sequence ATGGCCTACCAGATCATCATTCCGGCGATTTTCATCGGCTTCGCCCTGCTGGAAATCTTGCTGGGCCGGTTCAACCCGAAGGACCGCGCGAGCGCGCGCGACGCCTTCATCGAGGCGGTGTCCACCCTCACCATCATCCTGTTGACCGTGCCGGCGATCTTCGCGGTGGCGCCGCTGCTGGTGGAGATGATCCGTCCGGGCTCGGCGGGCGCGCTGGCCTTCCTGCCCATCTGGGCGATGGTTCTGATCCTGCTCGTCGGCGACGACATGACCCAGTACTGGTGGCACCGGCTGAACCACCAGATTCCCTGGCTTTACAATCTGCACCGCGCCCATCATTCGGGCGCCTATATGAGCGTGCGGATCGTCTACCGGAACAATCTTTTCTACTACCTGCTCATGCCGGGCATCTGGATCTCGGCGGTGCTGGTCCATCTGGGGTTCGGACCAGTCTACGTGGTCTATCTGATCATCAAGATGACGGTCATCTTCGCCGCCCATTCCAGCTGGCGCTGGGACGAGCCGCTCTACCGGATCAAGGCGCTGTCGCCTTTGATGTGGCTTATCGAGCGCACCATCTCCACCCCCGCCACCCACGCCGCCCATCACGGTCTGGACGCCACGGACGGCGTCACGCGGTACAAGGGCAATTACGGGAACCTGTTGTTCTTCTGGGACGTGCTGTTCGGCACCGCGCTGATCACGCGGCGCTACCCGGAGACCTACGGCATCGAAGCCATGGCGCCAGTCAGCGCGCGCCGCGAACTCCTGTGGCCTCTGGTTCGCAAATAG
- a CDS encoding LysR family transcriptional regulator encodes MVLEVREARLLTACAREGTLTAAAQALNVSQPAASRTLALIEARLGGALFDRSGRRLILTPLGEAILPRATALAQQSADLIAQARAWRTGEAGVLTLGAGPAVAFHLLPGALAVYYQDGRRVRLRVQAGASEQLVEAVRSGALDMAVCDSEPAEADSALAVTALSGAGIAAAVRPGHPALSGAPLADFPFVSATPPARMRRPVWPWPSADANLVSDDYALLAQVCAVSDHVLVAPEPVLARLVAERILRLASAPFEGLVVRPGVITRAGAPDSAAREALRRALICAAGGCAAAQAASVRRPRN; translated from the coding sequence ATGGTTTTGGAGGTCCGTGAAGCGCGTCTCCTGACCGCCTGTGCCCGTGAGGGTACGCTGACGGCGGCTGCGCAAGCGCTCAATGTCTCCCAACCTGCAGCGTCGCGCACCTTGGCGCTGATCGAGGCGCGCCTGGGCGGCGCTCTGTTCGACCGGAGCGGACGGCGTCTGATCCTGACACCGCTGGGCGAGGCAATCCTGCCGCGCGCCACGGCGCTGGCGCAGCAAAGCGCGGACCTGATCGCCCAGGCGCGGGCCTGGCGCACGGGCGAGGCCGGCGTGCTGACCCTGGGCGCCGGTCCCGCCGTCGCCTTCCATCTTCTGCCGGGGGCTCTGGCGGTCTATTACCAGGACGGGCGCCGGGTCCGGCTGCGCGTGCAGGCAGGCGCCTCTGAACAGCTTGTAGAGGCGGTGCGCAGCGGCGCGCTGGACATGGCGGTGTGTGACAGCGAGCCGGCCGAGGCTGATTCGGCCCTGGCGGTGACTGCGCTTTCCGGCGCCGGAATCGCGGCCGCCGTCCGGCCCGGACATCCCGCCCTTTCGGGCGCACCGCTGGCCGACTTTCCGTTCGTTTCAGCCACGCCGCCCGCGCGCATGCGCCGTCCGGTCTGGCCCTGGCCGTCAGCGGACGCCAATCTGGTCAGTGATGATTACGCCCTGCTGGCGCAGGTCTGCGCGGTGTCTGACCATGTGCTGGTCGCGCCCGAACCCGTCCTTGCCCGGCTTGTCGCCGAACGGATTTTACGCCTCGCCAGCGCGCCCTTTGAAGGACTTGTCGTGCGTCCTGGCGTCATCACGCGCGCCGGCGCGCCCGACAGCGCTGCGCGCGAGGCGCTAAGGCGTGCCCTGATCTGCGCCGCCGGCGGTTGCGCCGCAGCTCAGGCCGCGTCGGTGAGGCGCCCGCGGAACTGA